In Paenibacillus larvae subsp. larvae, the following proteins share a genomic window:
- a CDS encoding bifunctional riboflavin kinase/FAD synthetase has protein sequence MMEMIHLNYPIDKSVISKLPEKQVMAIGQFDGVHLGHQEVIGRALSMASEKKIPSAVMTFYPHPKEVLGQQIYTDVITPLDHKMDCLEKLGIDYAYVLHFDESLMKLSAETFVEEVLIPLNVADLVIGFDFTFGYKGLGTPDKLIEWSNGRYGVEVVSPFTQNGIKTSSTEIRSALKDGDVMYANELLGRYYSIRGKVIGGDRRGRTIGFPTANMDIKEPYVTPAIGVYAVYTWVKGKRYKGVMSIGTKPTFSSDKRITLEVHILDFHETIYGEDIQADFVCFLRPEKKFSSVEALVAQIQQDVKAAETKLA, from the coding sequence ATGATGGAAATGATTCATTTGAATTACCCTATTGATAAGTCCGTAATATCCAAGCTTCCTGAGAAACAGGTCATGGCGATCGGCCAGTTTGACGGGGTTCACTTAGGACATCAGGAAGTAATAGGGCGTGCCCTCAGCATGGCTTCTGAGAAGAAGATTCCTTCGGCCGTTATGACTTTTTATCCGCATCCTAAAGAAGTACTGGGGCAGCAAATATATACCGATGTTATCACCCCCTTGGACCATAAAATGGACTGTTTGGAAAAGCTCGGGATTGATTATGCTTATGTACTGCATTTTGATGAATCCCTTATGAAGCTGTCTGCCGAAACTTTTGTAGAGGAAGTATTAATTCCCCTTAACGTTGCCGACTTGGTGATCGGATTTGATTTTACTTTCGGTTACAAGGGTCTGGGTACTCCTGATAAGTTGATAGAGTGGAGTAATGGCCGATATGGGGTTGAAGTCGTGAGTCCTTTTACTCAAAACGGGATCAAAACAAGCAGTACAGAGATCCGATCCGCACTAAAAGACGGAGATGTAATGTATGCAAACGAGCTTCTGGGACGCTATTATTCCATACGCGGGAAGGTAATCGGAGGAGACCGCCGGGGACGTACCATTGGATTCCCTACTGCCAACATGGACATCAAAGAGCCGTATGTAACACCGGCAATCGGAGTGTACGCTGTGTATACCTGGGTAAAAGGGAAACGGTATAAAGGTGTAATGAGTATAGGTACAAAGCCTACATTCAGTTCTGACAAGAGGATTACCCTTGAAGTGCATATACTGGATTTTCATGAGACCATTTATGGTGAAGACATACAAGCGGATTTTGTCTGTTTTCTGCGCCCGGAAAAGAAATTTTCTTCAGTTGAAGCTTTGGTGGCCCAAATTCAGCAGGATGTGAAAGCAGCCGAAACAAAATTAGCTTAA
- the rpsO gene encoding 30S ribosomal protein S15, whose translation MALTQERKQQLIQEHKVHDTDTGSPEVQVAILTENIINLTNHLRTHKKDHHSRRGLLKMVGQRRKLLAYLKNNDVKRYSALIEKLGLRR comes from the coding sequence ATGGCATTAACTCAAGAACGCAAACAGCAGTTGATTCAAGAACATAAGGTGCACGACACGGATACTGGATCTCCGGAAGTGCAAGTAGCTATCCTTACGGAAAACATTATCAACTTGACTAATCACTTGCGCACTCACAAGAAAGATCATCATTCCCGTCGCGGTCTTCTGAAAATGGTAGGTCAACGCCGTAAATTGCTGGCATACCTGAAGAACAACGACGTCAAGCGCTATAGTGCATTGATCGAGAAGCTTGGTTTACGTAGATAG